The window TGGCACGCGTGTTAGCGCGGCCGGGTGAGGGCCCCACGGCAGCCGAGGCCTCCGTTACAGTGACCGCTGCCGCGCCCTGGCTGGTACGTGCCCCAGGCTAGATCCTTCGGCCCGCGACGTCCGTGCTGCGGGATGATGTGGTGCGCTTGGGCCTCAGGATGACAGGCTTTGGTGTGGGCTGCGGGATGGAATCGGGGCGGCGGCCTATGGATGACGAAAGAGCCGCTCGCCTACCACTGGCGGACGGCTCTCCTAACGTTTCCGGCGGCAGCGCTACGCGGCGAGCGCCTGCTTGATCTCGTCGAACGGGGGCAGCAGGCTGGGGTTGGTGCTGTGCCATGCGTAGCGGATGGCGCCGTCGCTGCCGATCACGAACGCGGCGCGGTCCGAGGCGTTGCGCAGCCCGGGCCCCAGCGGGCTCTCGCGCAGCACGCCGAACGCTGTCGAGGCCTCGCGGTTGAAGTCCGAGGCGAACAGGTAGTCGGCCCCCACCTCCTGCTTGAACCGCTGCAGCACGAACGGCGAATCCACGCTCGTGGCGATCACCCGGGCGTTCAGCCCCGTGTACGTGCCGATGTCGTCGCGCATGGTGCACAACTCTTCGGTGCAGGTGCTGGTGAACGCCAGCGGAAAGAACAGCAGCACCACGGGTCCCTGCTTCCACTCGTCGGCCAATTGCAC is drawn from Longimicrobium sp. and contains these coding sequences:
- a CDS encoding peroxiredoxin, which translates into the protein MGLQQGDAAPDVTLVSTDMKPVQLADEWKQGPVVLLFFPLAFTSTCTEELCTMRDDIGTYTGLNARVIATSVDSPFVLQRFKQEVGADYLFASDFNREASTAFGVLRESPLGPGLRNASDRAAFVIGSDGAIRYAWHSTNPSLLPPFDEIKQALAA